In Drosophila simulans strain w501 chromosome 3R, Prin_Dsim_3.1, whole genome shotgun sequence, a single window of DNA contains:
- the LOC6728466 gene encoding chloride channel protein 2 isoform X5: MVYFGDRQRDRNRDRSNQKVERIIHDEEFGEENVELVDSEWADFEKFICQLRKRRNSAMSMEEELRHVQRHPKIKSHAFYPCPPPAENARDSDSSDDDDPIGYIDTLMYGRYTKDLGEFAKDEARKLKILEKRRKQEDKQRNKELLGKHSTRAKRVSSWIWRHTVARLGEDWVFLALLGIIMALLSFIMDKGISICTNARIWLYRDLTSQPFVQYIAWVSLPVCLILFSAGFVHLIAPQSIGSGIPEMKTILRGVQLKEYLTFKTLVAKVIGLTATLGSGMPLGKEGPFVHIASIVAQLLSKLVTSFQGIYENESRNSEMLAAACAVGVGACFAAPVGGVLFSIEVTTTYFAVRNYWRGFFAAVCGATVFRLLAVWFQNADTVRALFLTNFTTEFPFDPQELFVFALIGLVCGLGGASYVWVHRRYVLFMRSNKRMNKFLQKNRFLYPGFLALLVSSISFPLGTGQFLAGELSTHEQVTQLFSNFTWSRDDLTVEQAAVVTHWMTSYTSVFGNLVIYTLFTFVVSIIASTIPVPSGMFIPVFKIGAGFGRLVGEFMAVTFPHGVRYGGRLSPIMPGGYAVVGAAAFSGSVTHTVSVAVIIFEMTGQITHVVPVMIAVLVANAVAALLQPSIYDSIILIKKLPYLPDLLPSSSGMYSIFVEDFMVRDVKYIWHGISYQKLKEVLKLNKTLRSLPLVDSPDNMILLGSVQRYELIKMIEKHIGREKRMEVAQKWQKEAQERALEEEKKKQEVELKMRRPSRFEVLPAPDILSLRQIANDEMLPPKKRAETMHGSLAPRKSILKKTNSFNLKTYAQPMGHSPSITPYTTITGNSEFRIRSAFEAIFKKSTTLQDVQPDPETGSLSPAASNHEVEVPRTPSTPGVSKKVQLPRERVIDMSPEDQKQWELEEMLKPIDLQKANVHIDPSPFQLVERTSILKVHSLFSMVGINHAYVTKIGRLVGVVGLKELRKAIEDINSNSFVPPTRDEDADEKPAVEKPLLSTNSSDKAVDMTVTSMDSALSNSENCSDIEMEHIKHTDKGTVSLTMPPQESKQSPSADKSNTENGNHA, from the exons ATGTATGGTCGCTATACCAAAGATCTAGGAGAATTTGCCAAGGATGAAGCCAGAAAGCTCAAAATACTCGAAAAGCGACGAAAGCAGGAAGATAAGCAAAGGAATAAG GAACTGCTGGGCAAACACTCGACCCGGGCGAAGCGGGTGTCATCATGGATCTGGAGGCACACGGTGGCCCGACTGGGCGAGGATTGGGTCTTCCTGGCCCTACTGGGCATCATTATGGCCCTGCTCTCGTTCATCATGGACAAGGGCATATCCATATGTACAAACG CGCGAATTTGGCTGTATCGCGATCTGACGTCACAGCCTTTTGTTCAGTACATCGCATGGGTCTCACTGCCGGTCTGTTTGATATTGTTCTCAGCCGGCTTTGTCCATCTCATCGCACCGCAGAGTATAG GTTCTGGTATACCCGAAATGAAGACCATACTGCGCGGCGTTCAATTGAAAGAGTATCTCACATTTAAGACACTAGTGGCCAAGGTAATTGGTTTAACGGCAACTCTGGGCAGCGGTATGCCATTGGGAAAGGAA GGTCCTTTCGTACATATAGCAAGTATTGTAGCACAATTATTAAGTAAACTTGTCACATCATTCCAAGGCATATATGAGAATGAGTCGCGAAACTCTGAAATGTTGGCGGCAGCCTGTGCCGTCGGTGTGGGCGCCTGTTTTGCCGCTCCAGTGGGTG GTGTGCTCTTCAGCATAGAGGTCACCACCACGTACTTTGCTGTGCGCAACTACTGGCGCGGATTCTTTGCGGCTGTGTGCGGCGCCACTGTCTTCCGGCTCCTGGCCGTTTGGTTCCAAAACGCGGACACTGTCCGCGCTCTGTTCCTCACGAACTTCACCACCGAGTTCCCCTTCGATCCTCAGGAGCTGTTCGTCTTCGCCTTGATTGG ACTTGTATGCGGCCTGGGTGGCGCATCATATGTGTGGGTCCATCGGCGATATGTCCTCTTCATGAGATCCAACAAGCGGATGAACAAGTTCCTGCAGAAAAA TCGCTTTTTGTATCCTGGATTCCTGGCTCTGCTGGTGTCCAGCATCTCGTTTCCCCTGGGCACTGGTCAGTTCCTGGCCGGCGAACTAAGTACCCACGAGCAGGTGACACAGCTCTTTAGCAATTTCACGTGGTCACGAGATGATCTTACTGTGGAGCAGGCGGCTGTAGTGACCCACTGGATGACCAGTTACACCAGCGTTTTTGGCAACCTTGTCATCTACACCCTCTTTACG TTCGTGGTCTCCATTATCGCATCCACGATACCAGTTCCGTCGGGCATGTTCATTCCGGTTTTCAAGATCGGTGCTGGCTTTGGTCGTCTGGTGGGCGAGTTCATGGCGGTGACATTTCCACACGGCGTCCGGTATGGCGGTCGGCTGTCGCCCATCATGCCCGGAGGCTATGCCGTCGTCGGAGCGGCCGCCTTCTCTGGATCCGTGACGCACACGGTGTCTGTGGCCGTGATCATTTTCGAGATGACCGGACAGATTACGCACGTGGTGCCCGTCATGATTGCCGTGCTGGTGGCCAATGCCGTGGCGGCGCTGCTCCAACCGTCGATATACGACAGTATTATATTGATTAAGAAGCTGCCCTACCTGCCCGATCTGCTGCCCTCCAGTTCCGGGATGTACAGCATATTCGTCGAGGACTTTATGGTGCGGGATGTGAAGTACATATGGCACGGCATCTCGTATCAGAAGCTCAAAGAAGTCCTCAAGCTGAACAAGACGCTGAGATCCTTGCCACTGGTGGACAGCCCGGATAACATGATCCTTCTAGGTTCTGTGCAGCGGTACGAGCTGATCAAAATGATCGAGAAGCACATCGGACGCGAGAAGCGAATGGAGGTGGCCCAGAAGTGGCAGAAGGAGGCGCAGGAAAGAGCCCTCGAGGAGGAGAAGAAAAAACAGGAGGTGGAGCTCAAGATGCGGCGACCATCGCGGTTCGAAGTCCTTCCAGCTCCGGATATTCTCAGCTTACGGCAGATTGCCAACGACGAAATGCTGCCGCCCAAGAAAAGGGCGGAGACAATGCACGGTTCGCTGGCGCCCAGGAAGTCCATTTTGAAGAAGACCAACTCCTTCAACCTGAAGACCTACGCGCAGCCCATGGGGCACAGTCCCAGCATCACGCCCTACACCACGATCACCGGCAATTCCGAGTTCCGCATTCGCTCAGCCTTCGAGGCCATCTTTAAGAAGTCCACCACGCTCCAGGACGTACAGCCGGATCCGGAAACGGGCTCCCTCTCCCCGGCCGCAAGCAACCACGAGGTAGAGGTGCCGCGAACTCCTAGCACTCCCGGTGTTTCCAAGAAGGTTCAGCTG CCCAGGGAACGTGTTATTGACATGTCACCGGAGGATCAGAAGCAATGGGAGCTCGAGGAAATGTTAAAGCCCATCGATTTGCAGAAGGCCAATGTCCACATTGATCCCTCGCCATTTCAGCTGGTGGAACGCACCTCCATACTCAAGGTTCACTCCCTGTTTTCCATGGTGGGCATTAACCACGCCTATGTCACCAAAATCGGAAGACTTGTGGGCGTCGTGGGACTCAAAGAA TTGCGAAAAGCCATCGAGGACATTAATAGCAATAGTTTCGTGCCCCCCACACGggatgaggatgcggatgagaaGCCGGCGGTGGAGAAACCTCTGCTGTCGACGAACTCTAGTGATAAGGCCGTGGACATGACCGTCACCTCCATGGACTCGGCACTATCCAATTCCGAGAACTGTTCGGACATTGAAATGGAGCACATAAAGCACACGGATAAGGGCACAGTATCGCTCACCATGCCGCCACAGGAATCTAAGCAAAGTCCATCGGCGGACAAAAGTAACACAGAAAACGGCAATCATGCTTGA
- the LOC6728466 gene encoding chloride channel protein 2 isoform X3, which produces MKATRNGGQLLIAPSPQNAARLLPLRTYSNASSLGHHHDRSTLSDGDEEEGGLGYTHTLMYGRYTKDLGEFAKDEARKLKILEKRRKQEDKQRNKELLGKHSTRAKRVSSWIWRHTVARLGEDWVFLALLGIIMALLSFIMDKGISICTNARIWLYRDLTSQPFVQYIAWVSLPVCLILFSAGFVHLIAPQSIGSGIPEMKTILRGVQLKEYLTFKTLVAKVIGLTATLGSGMPLGKEGPFVHIASIVAQLLSKLVTSFQGIYENESRNSEMLAAACAVGVGACFAAPVGGVLFSIEVTTTYFAVRNYWRGFFAAVCGATVFRLLAVWFQNADTVRALFLTNFTTEFPFDPQELFVFALIGLVCGLGGASYVWVHRRYVLFMRSNKRMNKFLQKNRFLYPGFLALLVSSISFPLGTGQFLAGELSTHEQVTQLFSNFTWSRDDLTVEQAAVVTHWMTSYTSVFGNLVIYTLFTFVVSIIASTIPVPSGMFIPVFKIGAGFGRLVGEFMAVTFPHGVRYGGRLSPIMPGGYAVVGAAAFSGSVTHTVSVAVIIFEMTGQITHVVPVMIAVLVANAVAALLQPSIYDSIILIKKLPYLPDLLPSSSGMYSIFVEDFMVRDVKYIWHGISYQKLKEVLKLNKTLRSLPLVDSPDNMILLGSVQRYELIKMIEKHIGREKRMEVAQKWQKEAQERALEEEKKKQEVELKMRRPSRFEVLPAPDILSLRQIANDEMLPPKKRAETMHGSLAPRKSILKKTNSFNLKTYAQPMGHSPSITPYTTITGNSEFRIRSAFEAIFKKSTTLQDVQPDPETGSLSPAASNHEVEVPRTPSTPGVSKKVQLPAQSNWDFVTDQIMLQVNPISTELNKTPAEKDFTDIALSNSGDSSKQSPSIKFKANKVADVNRSPQTAKRCTKIRFANEVGVNGSPTRTKCKIKQENELGYSIEEVDETTNPKSLAESIQKPKSVRLPRERVIDMSPEDQKQWELEEMLKPIDLQKANVHIDPSPFQLVERTSILKVHSLFSMVGINHAYVTKIGRLVGVVGLKELRKAIEDINSNSFVPPTRDEDADEKPAVEKPLLSTNSSDKAVDMTVTSMDSALSNSENCSDIEMEHIKHTDKGTVSLTMPPQESKQSPSADKSNTENGNHA; this is translated from the exons ATGTATGGTCGCTATACCAAAGATCTAGGAGAATTTGCCAAGGATGAAGCCAGAAAGCTCAAAATACTCGAAAAGCGACGAAAGCAGGAAGATAAGCAAAGGAATAAG GAACTGCTGGGCAAACACTCGACCCGGGCGAAGCGGGTGTCATCATGGATCTGGAGGCACACGGTGGCCCGACTGGGCGAGGATTGGGTCTTCCTGGCCCTACTGGGCATCATTATGGCCCTGCTCTCGTTCATCATGGACAAGGGCATATCCATATGTACAAACG CGCGAATTTGGCTGTATCGCGATCTGACGTCACAGCCTTTTGTTCAGTACATCGCATGGGTCTCACTGCCGGTCTGTTTGATATTGTTCTCAGCCGGCTTTGTCCATCTCATCGCACCGCAGAGTATAG GTTCTGGTATACCCGAAATGAAGACCATACTGCGCGGCGTTCAATTGAAAGAGTATCTCACATTTAAGACACTAGTGGCCAAGGTAATTGGTTTAACGGCAACTCTGGGCAGCGGTATGCCATTGGGAAAGGAA GGTCCTTTCGTACATATAGCAAGTATTGTAGCACAATTATTAAGTAAACTTGTCACATCATTCCAAGGCATATATGAGAATGAGTCGCGAAACTCTGAAATGTTGGCGGCAGCCTGTGCCGTCGGTGTGGGCGCCTGTTTTGCCGCTCCAGTGGGTG GTGTGCTCTTCAGCATAGAGGTCACCACCACGTACTTTGCTGTGCGCAACTACTGGCGCGGATTCTTTGCGGCTGTGTGCGGCGCCACTGTCTTCCGGCTCCTGGCCGTTTGGTTCCAAAACGCGGACACTGTCCGCGCTCTGTTCCTCACGAACTTCACCACCGAGTTCCCCTTCGATCCTCAGGAGCTGTTCGTCTTCGCCTTGATTGG ACTTGTATGCGGCCTGGGTGGCGCATCATATGTGTGGGTCCATCGGCGATATGTCCTCTTCATGAGATCCAACAAGCGGATGAACAAGTTCCTGCAGAAAAA TCGCTTTTTGTATCCTGGATTCCTGGCTCTGCTGGTGTCCAGCATCTCGTTTCCCCTGGGCACTGGTCAGTTCCTGGCCGGCGAACTAAGTACCCACGAGCAGGTGACACAGCTCTTTAGCAATTTCACGTGGTCACGAGATGATCTTACTGTGGAGCAGGCGGCTGTAGTGACCCACTGGATGACCAGTTACACCAGCGTTTTTGGCAACCTTGTCATCTACACCCTCTTTACG TTCGTGGTCTCCATTATCGCATCCACGATACCAGTTCCGTCGGGCATGTTCATTCCGGTTTTCAAGATCGGTGCTGGCTTTGGTCGTCTGGTGGGCGAGTTCATGGCGGTGACATTTCCACACGGCGTCCGGTATGGCGGTCGGCTGTCGCCCATCATGCCCGGAGGCTATGCCGTCGTCGGAGCGGCCGCCTTCTCTGGATCCGTGACGCACACGGTGTCTGTGGCCGTGATCATTTTCGAGATGACCGGACAGATTACGCACGTGGTGCCCGTCATGATTGCCGTGCTGGTGGCCAATGCCGTGGCGGCGCTGCTCCAACCGTCGATATACGACAGTATTATATTGATTAAGAAGCTGCCCTACCTGCCCGATCTGCTGCCCTCCAGTTCCGGGATGTACAGCATATTCGTCGAGGACTTTATGGTGCGGGATGTGAAGTACATATGGCACGGCATCTCGTATCAGAAGCTCAAAGAAGTCCTCAAGCTGAACAAGACGCTGAGATCCTTGCCACTGGTGGACAGCCCGGATAACATGATCCTTCTAGGTTCTGTGCAGCGGTACGAGCTGATCAAAATGATCGAGAAGCACATCGGACGCGAGAAGCGAATGGAGGTGGCCCAGAAGTGGCAGAAGGAGGCGCAGGAAAGAGCCCTCGAGGAGGAGAAGAAAAAACAGGAGGTGGAGCTCAAGATGCGGCGACCATCGCGGTTCGAAGTCCTTCCAGCTCCGGATATTCTCAGCTTACGGCAGATTGCCAACGACGAAATGCTGCCGCCCAAGAAAAGGGCGGAGACAATGCACGGTTCGCTGGCGCCCAGGAAGTCCATTTTGAAGAAGACCAACTCCTTCAACCTGAAGACCTACGCGCAGCCCATGGGGCACAGTCCCAGCATCACGCCCTACACCACGATCACCGGCAATTCCGAGTTCCGCATTCGCTCAGCCTTCGAGGCCATCTTTAAGAAGTCCACCACGCTCCAGGACGTACAGCCGGATCCGGAAACGGGCTCCCTCTCCCCGGCCGCAAGCAACCACGAGGTAGAGGTGCCGCGAACTCCTAGCACTCCCGGTGTTTCCAAGAAGGTTCAGCTG CCTGCACAAAGTAATTGGGATTTTGTAACCGATCAAATTATGCTG CAAGTAAACCCTATTTCAACGGAATTAAATAAAACG CCTGCCGAGAAGGATTTCACGGATATAGCATTATCAAATAGTGGAGATAGTTCAAAGCAATCACCGAGCATTAAATTCAAAGCAAATAAAGTGGCAGATGTAAATAGATCTCCTCAGACGGCAAAAAGGTGCACGAAAATACGGTTTGCCAACGAAGTTGGAGTAAATGGTTCGCCCACTCGAAcgaaatgtaaaattaaacaGGAAAATGAATTGGGTTACTCTATAGAGGAGGTGGATGAAACAACAAATCCAAAATCGCTGGCTGAG agCATTCAAAAGCCGAAGTCGGTGCGATTG CCCAGGGAACGTGTTATTGACATGTCACCGGAGGATCAGAAGCAATGGGAGCTCGAGGAAATGTTAAAGCCCATCGATTTGCAGAAGGCCAATGTCCACATTGATCCCTCGCCATTTCAGCTGGTGGAACGCACCTCCATACTCAAGGTTCACTCCCTGTTTTCCATGGTGGGCATTAACCACGCCTATGTCACCAAAATCGGAAGACTTGTGGGCGTCGTGGGACTCAAAGAA TTGCGAAAAGCCATCGAGGACATTAATAGCAATAGTTTCGTGCCCCCCACACGggatgaggatgcggatgagaaGCCGGCGGTGGAGAAACCTCTGCTGTCGACGAACTCTAGTGATAAGGCCGTGGACATGACCGTCACCTCCATGGACTCGGCACTATCCAATTCCGAGAACTGTTCGGACATTGAAATGGAGCACATAAAGCACACGGATAAGGGCACAGTATCGCTCACCATGCCGCCACAGGAATCTAAGCAAAGTCCATCGGCGGACAAAAGTAACACAGAAAACGGCAATCATGCTTGA
- the LOC6728466 gene encoding chloride channel protein 2 isoform X7, with protein sequence MKATRNGGQLLIAPSPQNAARLLPLRTYSNASSLGHHHDRSTLSDGDEEEGGLGYTHTLMYGRYTKDLGEFAKDEARKLKILEKRRKQEDKQRNKELLGKHSTRAKRVSSWIWRHTVARLGEDWVFLALLGIIMALLSFIMDKGISICTNARIWLYRDLTSQPFVQYIAWVSLPVCLILFSAGFVHLIAPQSIGSGIPEMKTILRGVQLKEYLTFKTLVAKVIGLTATLGSGMPLGKEGPFVHIASIVAQLLSKLVTSFQGIYENESRNSEMLAAACAVGVGACFAAPVGGVLFSIEVTTTYFAVRNYWRGFFAAVCGATVFRLLAVWFQNADTVRALFLTNFTTEFPFDPQELFVFALIGLVCGLGGASYVWVHRRYVLFMRSNKRMNKFLQKNRFLYPGFLALLVSSISFPLGTGQFLAGELSTHEQVTQLFSNFTWSRDDLTVEQAAVVTHWMTSYTSVFGNLVIYTLFTFVVSIIASTIPVPSGMFIPVFKIGAGFGRLVGEFMAVTFPHGVRYGGRLSPIMPGGYAVVGAAAFSGSVTHTVSVAVIIFEMTGQITHVVPVMIAVLVANAVAALLQPSIYDSIILIKKLPYLPDLLPSSSGMYSIFVEDFMVRDVKYIWHGISYQKLKEVLKLNKTLRSLPLVDSPDNMILLGSVQRYELIKMIEKHIGREKRMEVAQKWQKEAQERALEEEKKKQEVELKMRRPSRFEVLPAPDILSLRQIANDEMLPPKKRAETMHGSLAPRKSILKKTNSFNLKTYAQPMGHSPSITPYTTITGNSEFRIRSAFEAIFKKSTTLQDVQPDPETGSLSPAASNHEVEVPRTPSTPGVSKKVQLPRERVIDMSPEDQKQWELEEMLKPIDLQKANVHIDPSPFQLVERTSILKVHSLFSMVGINHAYVTKIGRLVGVVGLKELRKAIEDINSNSFVPPTRDEDADEKPAVEKPLLSTNSSDKAVDMTVTSMDSALSNSENCSDIEMEHIKHTDKGTVSLTMPPQESKQSPSADKSNTENGNHA encoded by the exons ATGTATGGTCGCTATACCAAAGATCTAGGAGAATTTGCCAAGGATGAAGCCAGAAAGCTCAAAATACTCGAAAAGCGACGAAAGCAGGAAGATAAGCAAAGGAATAAG GAACTGCTGGGCAAACACTCGACCCGGGCGAAGCGGGTGTCATCATGGATCTGGAGGCACACGGTGGCCCGACTGGGCGAGGATTGGGTCTTCCTGGCCCTACTGGGCATCATTATGGCCCTGCTCTCGTTCATCATGGACAAGGGCATATCCATATGTACAAACG CGCGAATTTGGCTGTATCGCGATCTGACGTCACAGCCTTTTGTTCAGTACATCGCATGGGTCTCACTGCCGGTCTGTTTGATATTGTTCTCAGCCGGCTTTGTCCATCTCATCGCACCGCAGAGTATAG GTTCTGGTATACCCGAAATGAAGACCATACTGCGCGGCGTTCAATTGAAAGAGTATCTCACATTTAAGACACTAGTGGCCAAGGTAATTGGTTTAACGGCAACTCTGGGCAGCGGTATGCCATTGGGAAAGGAA GGTCCTTTCGTACATATAGCAAGTATTGTAGCACAATTATTAAGTAAACTTGTCACATCATTCCAAGGCATATATGAGAATGAGTCGCGAAACTCTGAAATGTTGGCGGCAGCCTGTGCCGTCGGTGTGGGCGCCTGTTTTGCCGCTCCAGTGGGTG GTGTGCTCTTCAGCATAGAGGTCACCACCACGTACTTTGCTGTGCGCAACTACTGGCGCGGATTCTTTGCGGCTGTGTGCGGCGCCACTGTCTTCCGGCTCCTGGCCGTTTGGTTCCAAAACGCGGACACTGTCCGCGCTCTGTTCCTCACGAACTTCACCACCGAGTTCCCCTTCGATCCTCAGGAGCTGTTCGTCTTCGCCTTGATTGG ACTTGTATGCGGCCTGGGTGGCGCATCATATGTGTGGGTCCATCGGCGATATGTCCTCTTCATGAGATCCAACAAGCGGATGAACAAGTTCCTGCAGAAAAA TCGCTTTTTGTATCCTGGATTCCTGGCTCTGCTGGTGTCCAGCATCTCGTTTCCCCTGGGCACTGGTCAGTTCCTGGCCGGCGAACTAAGTACCCACGAGCAGGTGACACAGCTCTTTAGCAATTTCACGTGGTCACGAGATGATCTTACTGTGGAGCAGGCGGCTGTAGTGACCCACTGGATGACCAGTTACACCAGCGTTTTTGGCAACCTTGTCATCTACACCCTCTTTACG TTCGTGGTCTCCATTATCGCATCCACGATACCAGTTCCGTCGGGCATGTTCATTCCGGTTTTCAAGATCGGTGCTGGCTTTGGTCGTCTGGTGGGCGAGTTCATGGCGGTGACATTTCCACACGGCGTCCGGTATGGCGGTCGGCTGTCGCCCATCATGCCCGGAGGCTATGCCGTCGTCGGAGCGGCCGCCTTCTCTGGATCCGTGACGCACACGGTGTCTGTGGCCGTGATCATTTTCGAGATGACCGGACAGATTACGCACGTGGTGCCCGTCATGATTGCCGTGCTGGTGGCCAATGCCGTGGCGGCGCTGCTCCAACCGTCGATATACGACAGTATTATATTGATTAAGAAGCTGCCCTACCTGCCCGATCTGCTGCCCTCCAGTTCCGGGATGTACAGCATATTCGTCGAGGACTTTATGGTGCGGGATGTGAAGTACATATGGCACGGCATCTCGTATCAGAAGCTCAAAGAAGTCCTCAAGCTGAACAAGACGCTGAGATCCTTGCCACTGGTGGACAGCCCGGATAACATGATCCTTCTAGGTTCTGTGCAGCGGTACGAGCTGATCAAAATGATCGAGAAGCACATCGGACGCGAGAAGCGAATGGAGGTGGCCCAGAAGTGGCAGAAGGAGGCGCAGGAAAGAGCCCTCGAGGAGGAGAAGAAAAAACAGGAGGTGGAGCTCAAGATGCGGCGACCATCGCGGTTCGAAGTCCTTCCAGCTCCGGATATTCTCAGCTTACGGCAGATTGCCAACGACGAAATGCTGCCGCCCAAGAAAAGGGCGGAGACAATGCACGGTTCGCTGGCGCCCAGGAAGTCCATTTTGAAGAAGACCAACTCCTTCAACCTGAAGACCTACGCGCAGCCCATGGGGCACAGTCCCAGCATCACGCCCTACACCACGATCACCGGCAATTCCGAGTTCCGCATTCGCTCAGCCTTCGAGGCCATCTTTAAGAAGTCCACCACGCTCCAGGACGTACAGCCGGATCCGGAAACGGGCTCCCTCTCCCCGGCCGCAAGCAACCACGAGGTAGAGGTGCCGCGAACTCCTAGCACTCCCGGTGTTTCCAAGAAGGTTCAGCTG CCCAGGGAACGTGTTATTGACATGTCACCGGAGGATCAGAAGCAATGGGAGCTCGAGGAAATGTTAAAGCCCATCGATTTGCAGAAGGCCAATGTCCACATTGATCCCTCGCCATTTCAGCTGGTGGAACGCACCTCCATACTCAAGGTTCACTCCCTGTTTTCCATGGTGGGCATTAACCACGCCTATGTCACCAAAATCGGAAGACTTGTGGGCGTCGTGGGACTCAAAGAA TTGCGAAAAGCCATCGAGGACATTAATAGCAATAGTTTCGTGCCCCCCACACGggatgaggatgcggatgagaaGCCGGCGGTGGAGAAACCTCTGCTGTCGACGAACTCTAGTGATAAGGCCGTGGACATGACCGTCACCTCCATGGACTCGGCACTATCCAATTCCGAGAACTGTTCGGACATTGAAATGGAGCACATAAAGCACACGGATAAGGGCACAGTATCGCTCACCATGCCGCCACAGGAATCTAAGCAAAGTCCATCGGCGGACAAAAGTAACACAGAAAACGGCAATCATGCTTGA